One Lujinxingia sediminis DNA segment encodes these proteins:
- a CDS encoding bifunctional serine/threonine-protein kinase/formylglycine-generating enzyme family protein yields the protein MSHHDENPAELSAGADTLTHAPEPPDPAQPSTPQPFERRVMPGAVAPHNTPEVGQTIGRYINLGLIGRGGSGEVYRVRDPTLNRRLVLKVIRPERVEDPGALARFIDEAQLTSQLDHPGIVPVHELGRLTDGRIFFAMREVRGRTLSKVIAERHAEFQALPTAERDWDRTFRSLISIFLRACEPIAYAHSRGILHRDLKPSNIMVGDYGEVQVLDWGLAKIRGRSEEHHELGHTESEVTTDRNIEAIYETHQGSIVGTPAFMSPEQARGEHDRLGPTADVYSLGAILFKVLDGAPPFEGTSATAIILKVMAGLERSPGEAQGAPAALIDVCLRAMSPEPEHRPPDAAALATIISDWRDGANRRQQALSLVTQADELIPRHSALRERADRLRRESRQRLDQLSHTAPVDTKRAAWELEEEALFLDRQASAMRAQAVRHLESALVHVPDLGEAHDRLAGIYQHDHARAELERDLTRATSLEIFIRAHNTGRFDDYLSGNGQLNLLTDPPGARVEIFRYVQKDRRLIPGLKRFLGFTPLIGTELAMGSYLVVLNAAGRQPVRYPLVIERQDRWTGIPPGTDRPRPIELPFTDELSEDEIYVPAGYFWQGGDPIVSSSPPREVIWADAFVIRRHPVTHGEYLTFLNDLIAQGRSDEAQTHAPGGSVHQSGGLIYLKDAMGNYAIDDTLAPDVATWPVTNVSWHSARAFAAWESARTFKPWRLPTEAEWEKAARGVDGRFYPWGDFLDPTWCNMVHSGAQAPTTVEAFPDDESPYGLRGAAGNSRDWCADIIDTDDHPTHPHRGGFWFATPENCRLTSRELRPGTSTSVGTGFRLARDYGRSKRG from the coding sequence ATGTCCCATCACGATGAAAACCCGGCGGAACTGTCCGCGGGAGCCGACACGCTTACCCACGCTCCCGAGCCTCCCGATCCGGCGCAGCCGTCGACCCCACAGCCTTTTGAGCGGCGAGTGATGCCCGGAGCGGTGGCGCCCCATAATACCCCGGAGGTGGGTCAGACGATCGGCCGCTACATCAACCTGGGGCTGATTGGCCGCGGGGGCAGCGGGGAGGTGTATCGGGTGCGCGACCCGACGCTCAACCGTCGTCTGGTGCTCAAGGTCATTCGCCCTGAACGTGTCGAGGATCCGGGCGCGCTGGCGCGCTTTATCGACGAAGCTCAGCTCACCTCTCAGCTCGATCACCCCGGGATTGTACCGGTGCACGAGCTTGGCAGGCTGACCGATGGCCGCATCTTCTTTGCGATGCGGGAGGTGCGCGGGCGCACCCTCTCGAAGGTGATCGCCGAGCGTCACGCCGAGTTTCAGGCCCTGCCCACAGCCGAGCGGGACTGGGATCGCACCTTTCGCTCGCTGATCAGCATCTTCTTGCGCGCCTGTGAACCCATCGCCTATGCCCACTCCCGCGGTATCCTCCACCGCGACTTAAAACCCTCCAACATCATGGTCGGCGACTATGGTGAGGTGCAGGTGTTGGACTGGGGTCTGGCGAAGATCCGGGGGCGAAGCGAGGAGCACCATGAGCTCGGACACACCGAGAGCGAGGTCACGACCGATCGCAACATCGAGGCGATCTACGAGACCCACCAGGGCAGCATCGTAGGAACACCGGCGTTTATGTCACCGGAGCAGGCCCGGGGCGAACATGACCGCCTCGGCCCGACGGCGGACGTCTACTCGCTGGGCGCGATCCTCTTCAAAGTTCTCGACGGCGCCCCTCCCTTTGAGGGAACCAGCGCCACGGCGATCATCCTCAAGGTTATGGCGGGCCTGGAGCGCTCCCCGGGTGAAGCCCAGGGAGCTCCGGCTGCCCTGATCGACGTCTGTCTGCGCGCGATGTCTCCCGAGCCCGAGCACCGGCCCCCTGACGCCGCCGCGCTCGCGACGATCATCAGCGACTGGCGCGACGGTGCCAACCGCCGTCAGCAGGCGTTGAGTCTGGTGACCCAGGCCGATGAACTCATTCCCCGCCACAGCGCCCTACGCGAGCGAGCCGACCGGCTACGCCGTGAATCGCGCCAGCGTCTCGATCAACTCAGCCACACCGCGCCGGTCGACACGAAACGCGCTGCCTGGGAGCTCGAAGAAGAAGCGCTCTTTCTTGATCGTCAGGCCAGCGCGATGCGCGCCCAGGCCGTGCGTCATCTGGAGTCAGCCCTGGTCCACGTCCCCGATCTTGGCGAAGCGCACGACCGCCTGGCGGGCATCTACCAGCACGATCATGCCCGCGCCGAACTTGAGCGCGACCTGACACGCGCCACCTCGCTTGAGATCTTCATCCGAGCCCACAACACCGGGCGCTTCGACGACTACCTCTCGGGCAACGGGCAGCTTAACCTGCTCACCGATCCTCCCGGGGCGCGTGTGGAGATCTTTCGCTACGTTCAAAAAGACCGGCGACTGATTCCCGGCCTCAAACGTTTTCTGGGCTTCACTCCCCTTATAGGTACCGAGCTGGCCATGGGCAGCTACCTGGTCGTGCTCAACGCCGCCGGCCGCCAGCCGGTACGCTACCCCCTGGTCATCGAGCGCCAGGATCGCTGGACCGGCATCCCTCCCGGCACCGATCGCCCTCGCCCCATCGAACTCCCCTTCACCGATGAGCTTAGCGAAGACGAGATCTACGTGCCGGCCGGCTACTTCTGGCAAGGCGGCGATCCCATCGTCAGCAGCAGCCCTCCCCGAGAGGTGATCTGGGCCGACGCCTTTGTGATCCGGCGGCATCCCGTCACGCATGGCGAGTACCTCACCTTTCTCAATGACCTCATCGCTCAGGGTCGAAGCGATGAGGCACAGACGCACGCCCCCGGAGGATCCGTTCATCAGAGCGGCGGCTTGATCTACCTCAAAGACGCGATGGGCAACTATGCCATCGACGACACCCTGGCTCCCGACGTCGCCACCTGGCCGGTGACCAACGTCAGCTGGCACAGCGCCCGCGCCTTTGCCGCCTGGGAGAGCGCCCGCACCTTCAAGCCCTGGCGACTTCCGACCGAAGCGGAGTGGGAGAAAGCCGCCCGAGGCGTCGACGGCCGCTTCTACCCCTGGGGTGACTTCCTCGACCCGACCTGGTGCAATATGGTCCACTCCGGCGCGCAGGCCCCGACCACCGTCGAGGCCTTCCCCGACGACGAGAGCCCTTACGGGCTGCGAGGCGCCGCCGGCAACAGCCGCGACTGGTGCGCCGACATCATCGACACAGATGATCACCCCACCCATCCTCACCGCGGTGGCTTCTGGTTTGCCACCCCCGAGAACTGCCGACTGACCTCACGCGAGCTGCGACCGGGTACCTCCACCTCCGTCGGCACCGGCTTTCGTCTGGCGCGCGACTACGGACGCTCGAAACGCGGCTGA
- a CDS encoding enoyl-CoA hydratase/isomerase family protein, translated as MSETIRVERHEGVLEIIFDRPERKNALTLAMYTEAARHLQLAGDDDAIRCVMLRGEGGHFSSGNDLKDFMNDPPVDEDSPVFRFLLALRRCPKPVIAAVEGYAIGIGTTMLLHCDLVYAATSTRFRLPFVELGLVPEAGSSLILGQIAGHRLAAELLYLGDFFDGEMALRCGIVNELANDGEVVARAQKVAETLASKSPQALRLTKSLLRRGDEQEVIEAMRAEAAIFAARLGSEDFQAAVAGFLGKK; from the coding sequence ATGAGTGAGACGATCCGAGTGGAGCGCCATGAGGGCGTGCTGGAGATTATCTTTGATCGCCCCGAGCGCAAAAATGCCCTGACGCTGGCGATGTACACCGAGGCCGCTCGCCATTTGCAGCTGGCCGGCGATGACGACGCCATCCGCTGCGTGATGTTGCGCGGGGAGGGCGGTCACTTCAGCAGCGGAAACGACCTCAAAGATTTTATGAACGATCCGCCGGTCGATGAAGACAGCCCGGTGTTCCGTTTTTTGCTGGCGCTGCGCCGCTGTCCCAAACCGGTGATCGCCGCGGTGGAGGGCTACGCCATCGGTATCGGGACCACGATGCTCCTGCACTGCGACCTGGTCTATGCCGCGACGTCGACGCGATTTCGTCTGCCTTTTGTGGAGCTGGGGCTTGTGCCCGAGGCCGGATCCAGTCTGATTCTGGGGCAGATCGCCGGACACCGCCTGGCCGCAGAGCTCCTTTATCTGGGCGACTTCTTCGATGGCGAGATGGCGCTTCGCTGCGGCATCGTCAACGAACTCGCTAACGATGGCGAGGTTGTGGCCCGGGCTCAAAAGGTCGCGGAGACGTTGGCGTCGAAATCACCCCAGGCGCTTCGCCTGACCAAGTCGCTGCTGCGTCGAGGGGATGAGCAGGAGGTGATTGAGGCGATGCGTGCTGAGGCCGCAATTTTTGCGGCTCGTCTGGGCTCGGAGGATTTTCAGGCGGCCGTCGCCGGATTTCTGGGCAAGAAATAA
- the htpG gene encoding molecular chaperone HtpG, which produces MAQEKETRVFEAEVSQVLRLMIHAMYSNKEVFLRELVSNASDAIDKLRFEALADASLRADQGEPVITITIDKEARTLTIADNGIGMSRDEVTRSIGTIASSGTREFLERLSGDQKADANLIGQFGVGFYSAFIVAERVVLTTRRAGHQEAVRWESRGEGDYTLEAAEKAEVGTEIVLHLREDEDEFLEPLRIETVIRRYSDHISFPIMLVETLEDGADHDGAEKDLEDTRQLNQASALWTRSSAEISEEDYTEFYRHVARAFDEPLTRVHTTVEGRLKFTLLLFVPSARPFDLAMGGQERSGGVKLYVKRVFIMDEAEVFLPRYLRFVRGVVDSDDLPLNVSRELLQDNRVVRSMRQTAVKKVLEALEELSADAEKYATFWKAFGPILKEGVIEDGDRREQVASLLRFASTSTEGAEQTLSLAQYIERMRPGQDAIYYVTADSYQAALASPHLEIFKARGVEVLVLTDAVDEWLVNHLSDFEGKALRSVARGALDLESLGESSEEQTSEEGEDKGDAAESEESSESQEAPAPWLGEVGELLGERVREVRLSKRLTDSPSCLVREEWEIGERMRRILEQAGESVPSSAPILELNEKHPLVARLVSESDSERRRRFAELLLDQARLAEGGQLDAPALFVRRLNDLLLELLSEDRAEVD; this is translated from the coding sequence ATGGCTCAAGAGAAAGAGACGCGGGTCTTTGAGGCCGAGGTCAGCCAGGTGCTTCGGCTGATGATTCACGCGATGTACTCCAATAAGGAGGTCTTTTTAAGGGAGCTGGTCTCCAACGCCTCCGACGCCATCGATAAGCTGCGCTTTGAGGCGCTGGCCGATGCCTCGTTGCGCGCCGACCAGGGCGAGCCGGTCATCACCATCACGATCGATAAAGAGGCGCGCACGCTGACGATCGCCGATAACGGCATCGGCATGAGCCGTGATGAGGTCACGCGCAGCATCGGGACCATCGCCAGCAGCGGCACCCGCGAGTTTCTCGAGCGCTTGAGCGGTGACCAGAAAGCCGACGCCAACCTCATCGGTCAGTTTGGCGTGGGGTTTTACTCCGCCTTCATCGTCGCCGAGCGCGTCGTCCTGACCACTCGCCGTGCCGGCCATCAGGAGGCCGTGCGTTGGGAGTCGCGTGGCGAGGGGGATTACACCCTGGAGGCAGCCGAGAAGGCCGAGGTGGGCACCGAGATCGTGCTGCATCTTCGCGAGGACGAAGATGAGTTTCTGGAGCCGCTGCGCATCGAGACGGTGATCCGGCGCTACTCCGACCATATTTCCTTTCCCATTATGTTGGTGGAGACGCTCGAAGATGGGGCGGATCACGATGGCGCGGAAAAAGATCTCGAAGACACCCGCCAGCTCAACCAGGCCTCGGCCCTGTGGACGCGCTCCAGCGCGGAGATCAGCGAGGAGGACTACACTGAGTTCTACCGCCACGTGGCCCGCGCCTTCGATGAGCCGCTGACCCGGGTGCACACCACCGTGGAGGGGCGGCTCAAATTCACCCTGCTTCTTTTTGTGCCCTCCGCTCGCCCCTTCGATCTGGCGATGGGCGGTCAGGAGCGCAGCGGCGGCGTGAAACTCTACGTCAAACGCGTCTTCATCATGGATGAGGCCGAGGTCTTCTTGCCGCGCTACCTGCGCTTTGTGCGCGGGGTGGTCGACAGCGACGATCTTCCCCTGAATGTCTCCCGCGAACTTCTGCAGGATAACCGCGTGGTGCGCTCGATGCGTCAGACCGCGGTCAAGAAGGTGCTGGAGGCCCTCGAAGAGCTCAGCGCTGACGCCGAGAAGTACGCGACCTTCTGGAAGGCATTTGGCCCGATTCTCAAAGAAGGCGTGATTGAAGATGGGGATCGGCGCGAGCAGGTCGCCTCTCTGCTGCGTTTTGCCTCGACCTCCACCGAAGGTGCCGAGCAGACCTTGAGTCTCGCGCAGTACATCGAGCGGATGCGTCCCGGGCAGGATGCTATTTATTATGTTACGGCCGACAGCTATCAGGCGGCGCTGGCCAGCCCCCACCTTGAGATCTTTAAGGCGCGCGGGGTGGAGGTGCTCGTGCTCACCGACGCGGTGGATGAGTGGCTGGTCAACCACCTGAGTGATTTTGAGGGCAAGGCGCTGCGCTCGGTGGCGCGCGGGGCGCTCGACCTGGAGTCGCTTGGCGAGTCGAGTGAGGAGCAGACGAGCGAGGAGGGTGAGGATAAGGGCGACGCGGCCGAGAGCGAAGAGAGCTCCGAGTCGCAGGAGGCCCCGGCGCCCTGGCTCGGCGAGGTCGGTGAGCTTCTGGGCGAGCGCGTGCGCGAGGTGCGTCTCTCCAAACGACTCACCGATTCACCCTCGTGCCTGGTGCGCGAGGAGTGGGAGATTGGCGAGCGCATGCGGCGGATTCTTGAGCAGGCCGGGGAGTCGGTGCCTTCGAGCGCTCCGATTCTGGAGCTCAATGAGAAGCACCCGCTTGTGGCCCGTCTGGTCTCGGAGTCGGATAGCGAGCGTCGCCGTCGCTTTGCCGAACTTTTGCTCGATCAGGCCCGCCTTGCCGAGGGAGGTCAGCTCGACGCGCCGGCACTTTTTGTGCGGCGCCTCAATGATCTTTTGCTGGAGCTTCTGAGCGAAGATCGGGCTGAAGTCGACTAA
- a CDS encoding DNA gyrase inhibitor YacG translates to MTGKKTHPHCPICRAEVALLDQNKAFPFCSERCKSEDLGKWFGGSYLVPGRAASPEEIVEEVRRPRQND, encoded by the coding sequence ATGACTGGAAAAAAGACGCACCCTCACTGCCCGATCTGCCGCGCGGAGGTCGCGCTTCTCGATCAAAACAAAGCCTTTCCCTTCTGCTCGGAGCGCTGCAAGAGCGAGGATCTCGGCAAATGGTTCGGAGGCTCCTACCTGGTGCCCGGCCGCGCCGCCTCGCCAGAGGAGATCGTCGAGGAGGTGCGCCGGCCTCGCCAGAACGACTGA
- a CDS encoding acyl-CoA thioesterase, whose protein sequence is MNASNPFSTTLRVRGYELDVFGHVNNAVYLNYFEHCRWEAFGQLGSDARKSDAQMVVRKLSVEYMAAAYLFDEIEVTLWIERLGRTSATFGQSLRRVSDGQVLASAEFVMVTIDATGRPVELPEWLREQYQA, encoded by the coding sequence GTGAACGCTTCCAACCCCTTCAGCACAACTCTGCGCGTTCGAGGTTACGAGCTCGACGTCTTCGGACATGTCAACAACGCTGTCTACCTCAATTATTTTGAGCACTGCCGCTGGGAGGCCTTTGGTCAACTCGGTAGCGATGCGCGCAAAAGCGATGCGCAGATGGTTGTGCGTAAGCTGAGCGTGGAGTACATGGCCGCTGCCTATCTCTTTGATGAGATTGAGGTCACGCTGTGGATCGAGCGCCTGGGACGCACCAGCGCGACCTTCGGGCAGTCGCTTCGGCGAGTCTCCGACGGGCAGGTGCTGGCAAGCGCCGAGTTTGTCATGGTGACCATCGATGCGACGGGTCGCCCGGTGGAGCTTCCCGAGTGGTTGCGGGAACAATATCAGGCCTGA
- a CDS encoding YceI family protein: MHTKTWMILLIAALTLAVACESEIDGKAAAEVAEPTAEEAAPAQEEAAPAEEAKEVRELAFNTEASKIEWVGAKVTGDHTGGFQKWEGVGHVSGDATLEKVAFTVDTTSITSDDERLTGHLMSEDFFAVEKYPTATFESTKIEEGAEGDATHTVTGTMTMLEATKQITFPVTVKVENGTMVVDSEFTIKRFDFGIEYKGKADDLIRDEVLMKLHMELPLSAEAVAAEPAEEGSEG, encoded by the coding sequence ATGCACACCAAGACCTGGATGATCCTTCTGATTGCTGCGCTTACCCTGGCTGTGGCCTGTGAGAGCGAGATTGATGGCAAGGCCGCCGCTGAAGTGGCCGAGCCCACTGCCGAAGAGGCCGCCCCGGCTCAGGAAGAGGCCGCCCCGGCCGAAGAAGCCAAAGAGGTTCGCGAGCTGGCCTTCAACACCGAGGCTTCCAAGATCGAATGGGTTGGCGCCAAGGTGACCGGCGATCACACCGGTGGATTTCAGAAGTGGGAAGGCGTCGGTCATGTCTCCGGCGATGCGACCCTCGAGAAGGTGGCGTTCACCGTGGACACCACCTCGATCACCTCGGACGACGAGCGCCTGACCGGTCACCTGATGAGCGAAGACTTCTTCGCCGTGGAGAAGTACCCGACGGCGACCTTCGAATCGACCAAGATCGAAGAAGGGGCCGAGGGTGATGCCACCCACACCGTCACCGGCACCATGACCATGCTCGAAGCGACCAAGCAGATCACCTTCCCGGTGACCGTGAAGGTCGAGAACGGCACGATGGTCGTGGACAGCGAGTTCACCATCAAGCGCTTTGATTTCGGCATCGAGTACAAGGGCAAGGCCGACGACCTGATCCGCGACGAAGTGCTGATGAAGCTGCACATGGAGCTTCCGCTGAGCGCTGAGGCGGTTGCCGCCGAGCCGGCCGAAGAAGGCAGCGAAGGCTAA
- a CDS encoding 4Fe-4S binding protein yields MRQKGSLGWLKHDLTHRGPTAWLLTLGLFAFYFILYYGGRTLAGVAIPDLFTPIARALHLPSKWTFYGLLYTLAIAIGGAYVIYKYRHNRYQVIRTSVVIFVQATLAFSVPWILTIFEQPEYYFSYLWPLKMEYFYPSTILAMPLPFILFSLLGSLIMVPLLGIFFGKRWYCSWVCGCGGLANTAGEPFRHLSNKSSKAWAFEKWSIHITLFLSLVTTAFVIASWGVGENYPAFSEQAASLRSLYGFVVATLLSGIIGVALYPVGGTRVWCRYFCPMAAILGLVQKFGRYRIRVKDNMCISCGMCSTYCEMGIDVRAYAQRNQDFVRASCVGCGICAEVCPRGVLRLENRWRRDPQELSMDALLNETYRG; encoded by the coding sequence GTGAGACAGAAAGGATCTCTGGGCTGGCTCAAACACGACCTGACCCACCGCGGCCCCACCGCCTGGCTTTTGACGCTGGGGCTTTTTGCCTTCTACTTCATCCTCTACTACGGCGGCCGCACCCTGGCCGGGGTGGCCATCCCGGACCTCTTCACGCCGATCGCCCGGGCGCTGCACCTCCCCAGCAAGTGGACCTTCTACGGGCTGCTCTACACCCTGGCGATCGCCATTGGCGGGGCGTACGTCATCTATAAATACCGGCATAACCGCTACCAGGTGATCCGCACCTCGGTGGTGATTTTTGTGCAGGCCACCCTGGCCTTCTCGGTGCCCTGGATCCTCACGATCTTCGAGCAACCCGAGTACTACTTCAGCTATTTGTGGCCGCTGAAGATGGAGTATTTCTACCCGTCGACCATCCTGGCGATGCCCCTGCCCTTTATCCTCTTCAGCCTGCTGGGCTCGCTGATCATGGTGCCGCTGCTGGGGATCTTTTTTGGCAAGCGCTGGTACTGCTCCTGGGTCTGCGGCTGTGGGGGCCTGGCCAACACTGCCGGCGAGCCCTTTCGGCATCTCTCGAATAAGTCGAGCAAGGCCTGGGCCTTTGAGAAGTGGTCGATTCACATCACGCTCTTCCTATCGCTGGTGACCACGGCGTTTGTGATCGCGTCATGGGGCGTGGGAGAGAACTACCCGGCCTTCTCCGAGCAGGCGGCGAGCCTGCGCTCGCTCTATGGCTTCGTGGTCGCGACGCTGCTCTCGGGCATCATCGGCGTGGCGCTCTACCCGGTGGGCGGCACGCGGGTCTGGTGCCGCTACTTCTGCCCGATGGCCGCGATTTTAGGGCTGGTGCAGAAGTTCGGGCGCTACCGCATCCGCGTCAAAGACAACATGTGCATCAGCTGCGGGATGTGCTCGACTTACTGCGAGATGGGCATCGATGTGCGGGCCTACGCCCAGCGCAATCAAGACTTTGTACGCGCCAGCTGTGTGGGCTGCGGCATCTGCGCGGAGGTCTGTCCCCGCGGCGTGCTGCGCCTGGAGAACCGCTGGCGCCGCGATCCTCAGGAACTCTCGATGGACGCGCTGCTCAACGAAACCTACCGCGGCTAA
- a CDS encoding NAD(P)/FAD-dependent oxidoreductase, which produces MHVVIVGNGVAGTEAALAIRRRLDPSRARITLISEEHPYFFSRTALMYAYMERMQRRDLEPYEREMYRRQKIELLHNRVVDIDADAHAITLDAGTTLSYDRLLLAVGARPRMVPFEGLDEVKDGLVNFVSMQDLDHCERLTWSTTEAVVLGGGLIGVELAESFIHHGLKVSFVVREPYFWPAALAAEEGELIGAEIRRHGIELIIDRELKGIESDEAGRVSGVRLSDGRHLPAQMLGVAIGVVPNVDWLREVKTVPVLGRGIRVDRSFRTSLPDVFAAGDCAEIGGEDETPLLETIWYSAKLQGQRAASAILGDEVNYAPPIFYNSSKFFGIEYTTVGQCVGVPSGTRSLYRKHPTRPITQRILFDEARVLGFSMLGSRWDHTLLQQWIAERRPLSYVREHLHRAQFDVEFGRVDLTKFQEEERTL; this is translated from the coding sequence ATGCATGTTGTCATCGTGGGTAATGGCGTCGCCGGCACCGAAGCGGCGCTGGCCATTCGCCGACGCCTGGACCCCTCGCGAGCGCGCATCACCCTCATCAGCGAAGAGCACCCCTACTTCTTTTCGCGCACCGCCCTGATGTACGCCTACATGGAGCGGATGCAACGCCGCGATCTCGAGCCCTATGAGCGCGAGATGTACCGCCGCCAGAAGATCGAGCTCCTGCATAACCGGGTGGTCGATATCGACGCCGATGCCCACGCCATCACGCTGGATGCCGGCACCACCCTCAGCTACGACCGGCTCCTGCTGGCGGTGGGCGCTCGCCCCCGCATGGTGCCCTTTGAAGGGCTTGATGAGGTCAAAGACGGGCTGGTCAACTTTGTCTCGATGCAGGATCTCGACCACTGCGAGCGGCTGACCTGGTCCACCACCGAGGCCGTCGTGCTCGGTGGCGGCCTCATCGGCGTGGAGCTCGCCGAGAGCTTTATTCACCACGGTCTTAAGGTGAGCTTTGTGGTGCGGGAGCCCTACTTCTGGCCGGCCGCGCTTGCGGCCGAGGAGGGAGAGCTCATCGGCGCAGAGATTCGCCGCCACGGCATCGAGCTCATCATCGACCGGGAGCTCAAGGGCATCGAAAGCGATGAGGCCGGACGCGTCAGCGGGGTGCGATTGAGCGATGGTCGCCACCTGCCGGCGCAGATGCTCGGCGTGGCGATCGGGGTGGTGCCCAACGTCGACTGGTTGCGCGAGGTCAAGACGGTGCCGGTGCTGGGGCGAGGCATCCGCGTGGATCGCAGCTTCCGCACCTCCCTGCCGGATGTCTTTGCCGCCGGCGACTGCGCCGAGATCGGCGGTGAAGACGAGACGCCGCTGCTGGAAACCATCTGGTACTCGGCCAAACTTCAGGGCCAGCGCGCGGCCAGCGCCATCCTCGGCGACGAGGTTAACTACGCGCCGCCGATCTTCTACAACAGCTCGAAGTTCTTCGGCATCGAATACACCACCGTCGGCCAATGTGTGGGCGTGCCCTCGGGCACCCGCTCGCTCTACCGCAAGCACCCCACGCGCCCGATCACCCAGCGCATCCTCTTTGATGAAGCGCGGGTGCTGGGCTTTAGCATGCTGGGCTCGCGCTGGGACCACACGCTCTTGCAGCAGTGGATCGCCGAGCGTCGCCCCTTAAGCTACGTGCGCGAACACCTTCACCGCGCCCAGTTCGACGTGGAGTTTGGCCGCGTCGACCTTACGAAGTTCCAGGAAGAGGAGCGCACACTGTGA
- a CDS encoding OmpA family protein, with protein MNGSRKSVVTMAAALGATALLAPLNASAQGFELQQFNPMPNPSGNLFSTSSADVGQHLDWSAVAIFNYSNDPLVLRNSDGDRLDSVVSDHATTHLLVSLALLDRFELGLDLPFVVWQRGSGIPGGEQAPGEGGFGVGDIRVVPKVQIFSTRESAEDNGVALAALADVFIPTGNEESLQGGDFRVGPRLAFDAIVGGPRIAANVGYLYRPGTSYENLTIDDTLGWNLGVEVPIIEGLRATAEAYGKITPLADAIVAEDSPTELVGGAKYQIGNVLMLAGAGVGLISGYGTPDWRAFAGVGWAPALSSPAPEPEPTPEPEPQPEPEPEPEPECRAASVELDCPDVPAASCEEGQLTSYVAACEEGACAYREATTTCGEGTVCGTDAEGQAACVAKAECEVDGDCTNAPSPTCEDNTLTTYAGMCAEGSCEYAPGTTTCEEGFECGLTRGVPACVQKTELVKIDEETKRIEISEIVYFATGSDEIAERSFELLNQVAQVLENNPQVKAVRIEGHTDNVGRANNNLRLSQQRAASVREYLIGRGIDAERLRAEGFGQERPIADNSTDTGRARNRRVEFHIADDE; from the coding sequence ATGAATGGAAGTAGGAAGTCTGTAGTCACCATGGCAGCCGCGCTCGGCGCAACCGCGCTGCTTGCCCCGCTCAACGCCTCTGCGCAGGGTTTCGAACTCCAGCAGTTCAACCCGATGCCCAACCCCTCGGGCAACCTGTTCAGCACCTCGTCGGCCGATGTCGGTCAGCATCTGGACTGGTCGGCGGTCGCTATTTTTAACTACAGCAACGATCCCCTGGTGCTGCGCAACAGCGATGGCGATCGGCTCGACAGCGTGGTCTCCGACCACGCGACGACGCATCTTTTGGTTTCGCTGGCTCTGCTCGATCGTTTTGAGCTGGGCCTGGACCTTCCCTTTGTGGTCTGGCAGCGGGGCAGCGGCATTCCCGGTGGGGAGCAGGCCCCGGGCGAGGGTGGTTTCGGAGTGGGAGACATCCGGGTGGTGCCCAAGGTGCAGATCTTCTCCACCCGGGAGAGCGCCGAGGATAACGGGGTGGCGCTTGCCGCTCTGGCCGATGTGTTCATTCCCACCGGCAATGAAGAGAGCCTGCAGGGTGGCGACTTCCGCGTGGGCCCGCGTCTGGCGTTTGACGCCATCGTGGGCGGCCCGCGCATCGCGGCCAACGTGGGCTATCTCTACCGCCCGGGAACCTCGTACGAGAACCTGACGATCGACGACACCCTGGGCTGGAACCTGGGTGTGGAGGTGCCGATCATCGAGGGTCTTCGCGCCACGGCCGAAGCGTACGGAAAGATCACGCCCCTGGCCGACGCCATCGTCGCCGAAGACTCGCCCACCGAGCTTGTGGGTGGGGCGAAGTATCAGATTGGCAACGTCTTGATGCTGGCCGGTGCGGGCGTTGGTCTTATCAGCGGTTACGGCACTCCGGACTGGCGCGCGTTCGCCGGTGTGGGTTGGGCGCCGGCGCTGAGCAGCCCGGCCCCTGAGCCTGAGCCGACTCCCGAGCCTGAGCCTCAGCCCGAGCCCGAGCCCGAGCCCGAGCCCGAGTGCCGCGCGGCCAGCGTGGAGCTTGATTGCCCGGATGTTCCGGCGGCGAGCTGCGAAGAAGGTCAGCTGACCTCGTATGTGGCGGCCTGCGAAGAGGGCGCCTGCGCCTACCGCGAGGCGACCACCACCTGTGGTGAAGGCACCGTCTGCGGCACCGACGCCGAAGGCCAGGCGGCCTGTGTGGCCAAGGCCGAGTGCGAAGTCGATGGCGACTGCACCAACGCCCCCTCGCCGACCTGCGAAGACAACACCCTGACCACCTACGCCGGGATGTGCGCCGAGGGCAGCTGTGAGTACGCCCCCGGCACCACCACCTGCGAAGAAGGCTTTGAATGTGGCCTGACCCGTGGCGTGCCGGCCTGCGTCCAGAAGACCGAGCTGGTCAAGATTGACGAAGAGACCAAGCGCATCGAGATCAGCGAGATCGTGTACTTCGCCACCGGCTCCGACGAGATCGCTGAGCGCTCCTTTGAGCTGCTCAACCAGGTCGCGCAGGTGCTGGAGAACAACCCGCAGGTCAAGGCGGTGCGTATCGAAGGCCACACCGATAATGTCGGTCGCGCTAATAACAACCTGCGCCTCTCGCAGCAGCGTGCCGCCTCGGTGCGTGAGTACCTGATCGGTCGCGGCATCGACGCTGAGCGTCTGCGCGCCGAGGGCTTCGGTCAGGAGCGCCCGATCGCCGATAACAGCACCGACACCGGCCGTGCCCGTAACCGCCGCGTCGAGTTCCATATCGCCGACGACGAGTAA